The genome window AGGCAGATGCCCGCCACGGGCCGTCCCAGAGCGTCAAAATCGCGCATCAACTGCATGAGCGGCGCAAAATGCGCGCACGAGGCGTCGTCAAAGGCGTGTTGCGGCCCGCCCAGCACCACGAGCCCTGCGTAGTCCTGAGGGGAATCCGGCAGCGCGTCGCCCTTCACGGGATGCAACACGTCCAGCACGGCCCCCTGACGCAGGAGCGCCTTGCAGAAGTTGCCGCCGGGCGCGATGTCGCTGTGCTGCACCACCAGAATCTTCGCCCCGGCCACGCCGACTTCCGGCCAGGGACCGACGTTCACACAGGTTTCGTAATACGGGGTTCCCATGCCCACCTTGCTGGCGAGATCCCTGGTCAGGCGGTTCAGGCCGTGACCGGCCTTGATCCAGCCGCCGCGCTCCGCGACCACCACATCGGGGCGCTGGTTCGCGTCGCACCGCAGGACCGCCTTGACCTGGCCCACGGCGCTTCGGACCATCACGTTCATGCCGTCGCGCAGCCCGGCCTTCATGGCCTCGCGATCATTGAGACGGATTTCGGGGAGGGGTTCGTGCTCGGCCATGGTCCGCTCGGAGCAGATGTAGCCGTGGGGGGCGATGGTCAGGAGCCTGTAGGGAAACTCCGGATCGGTCCCTGACAAGGCTGCGGGGTCCAGGGCCGTCAGCAGCCGGAACTTTCCCGATGGGGTCGCGAACGTGCGGTCGGCATACGGCACCATGGGAGCCGGATAACGGAATGGTGTCGTTTTCAGGGCCTTCAAGTCGCAGCCCTTGTCGCGCATGGGCGCGCACAAATCATGCAACCAGTCCTCTTCGCTGCGCCGGTAGAAATGGGCGAAGGGAAAGCGCGAGGACAGCTCAAAGAACATGCGAAATTCCGATTTGCACTCGCCCACCGGCTCGATGGCCTTGTTCACCGCCCCCACGTAGTTGTGGCCGTAGCTGGCCATCACGTCTTCTTCTTCCAGAAAGGTGGTGGCAGGCAGGAAGACGTCGGCATAGTCGGCGGTGTCGTCCAGGAAGTGGCCGGAATAGACCACGAACGCCGCCTTCCTGAAGGCCTGGGCCACCCTTTCGGAGTTGGCAGCCATGCAGACCGGGTTGGCGGCGGTCACGAAGATCATGCGGATCTCCGGGTCCACGGCGTTCAGGATCTCTTCGCCGACCCTGGGCAATAGGAGCGTGCGCCGGGGAGGATTCAGCCCGTCGCCCCAATATTGCTGGTCATAGGGGCCGTACTCCTCGAACCCCTGGCTCACGCCGCCGCCAGGCACGCCGATGTTGCCGGACACCGCGCCCAGGGCGTCCACCGCACGAATTGACTGGTGCGCGTACTCGTGACGGTGCAGCCCCCAGCCCATCAGTGTGGCTGTGGGTTTCTGCTCCATGAGCGTCTCGGCCAGGTACTGCGCGTCCTCCACGGGCACTCCGGCCAGCTCGCACAGCTGCTCCAGGGAGTAGCTGTCCACCAGACGCCGGAACTCGCGCGCACCCTCGGCGCAGCGCTCCAGGAAATCCCGGTCCTCTTTCCCGGCCTGGAAAATCAGCTTCGCGGCGGCCAGGGCCAGGTACGCGTCGCGGCCTGGCTGCGGGGCGATGTGCCTGTCCGCCAGCGGGGCCGACCGGTTGCGCATGGGATCGATCACGATGACCCGCCCGCCCCGTTTGCGTATCTCGCGCATGATGGGCACAAGGCTTATGTTGGTGGACACCGGGTTCCTGGCCCAGAGGATCATGGACGCACTGTTGTGGTGGTCCAGCGGGTCGTGGGAGACGCGCTCCCCCACGTCCAGGTTCTGCGACGCCTGCCCCGCTCCTCCGCAGAGCGAGCCCCGGAGCGTGGTCACGCCTCCGAACAGGTTGAAGAAATAGCGGTTCAGCAGTTTGAGCGCCGTGCGTTCGCCGTAGCCCTGGTAGTACAGGATGGCCTCGTTGCCGGACTCGTCGCGGATCGACTTCATGCGCTGGGCGATATGGTCCAGGGCCTCGTCCCAGGTGACGCGCTCCCACTCGCCGTTGCGGCGCATCATGGGATGCGTGACGCGCTCCGGGCTGTAGACGCGCGTTACGTATTTCGCCGTCTTGTGGCAGGCCAGCCCCCTGGTCAGCGGATGGTCGGGATCGCCGGTCAGTTTGATCAGGCGTCCGTTTTCCACCGTGGCGACCAGACCGCAGGTGTTGGCGCAGTCGCGGGTGCAGGTGGTGACGATGGTCTTGATGTCGCTCATTGCAGTGATGCTCCAGGCAAGAGAATGTGAGGGCTCGGATTGACGTCGGGAACACGGGGCCGGGTGAGGGCCATGCAGCCGCCCTGGCAATGGCGCTTGAACTCGGCGCAGCCGCCGCAGCGGGCTTCGGAGCCGGAGAACCGGATGGGGCGCGTGATTTCGGCGAAATGGCCCATCAGGGCCTGCTCGCCTTCGAAGGCGGTCACGTCCGGCACGCGCACGTCGTGCAGCGGCAGACAGTAGGACGCGCCCAGGTCCGGATGCACGTCGATGGAGGGATGGCAGATGCCCCGGAACTTCATGGACACCTGCTCCAGATAGCGCCGGTCGGGCTCGGGCAGATCGCAAAGGCGCACGCAGCAATCAAGCCCGGTGCGCACGCCCCGCTCCTCGCAGGCCCTCACGAACCCGACGATGTGCGTGGCCATGCCGGAAGCCTGCTCCAGGCCCAGGTGCTCGTTGGCGGCCTCGGCGTCGGGGCGGGAGATGTCGTAGCGCACGGCCCGGACGCCGTAGCGCTCCACCCCCTCCAGCAGGTAGCCGTATTCGCACAGTCCGGCGGAGAAGTTCTTGGAGAAGGTTATCCGCGCGCCCAGGTCGCGCAAGAGCGACAGGTTGGCATGCAACGCGGCGCTCTGGGCTCTCGTGTACAGGGACGGATCATTGTAGTTGACCACGAAGTTGGACACGCTCCCGGCCAGCCTTTCGGCCAGGGGGGCGGGAAACAGCCCGTTGGTGAAGAGCACCGCCGGGATTCCGGCAGCCGTCGTCCGCTCGATCATGTCCGCCAGATGCGGGTGCAGCGTGGGCTCGCCGCCGATGAAGGCCGCAGACTGCAACCGGGCCGACTCCATCCAGCCCAGCAACGCGTTGAAACTCTCCGGCGTCATGTCCGCCGGATACGCACGGGCGAGCCCCCTGGCAAAACAGTAAGGGCAGGCCAAGTTGCATCGGTAGGTGACGAAGATGTTTATCATGTCATGTGCGAGCGCTTAAGGTCCGGGAGACAACGCCGCTTCCAGGCCGCGAGCCGGTCAAGGCGCTGGAGCCGCGTGTGCAGGTTTGCATAAGCACGATGCGTCCGGGAGGGCTCAGGCCGTGATACGCCGTCCGGTTCCCAGGCTGAATGCCAGCAGGGCGGAAGGATTGACTATTTCGACGCCCACGTTCTGCCCCGCCCGCATCCCGAGCGTGCGGACGCTCTCCACCACCAGGCGCAGCTCCGCCGCGTCGTTGCGGACGGTGAGCACGGATTTGACGCCCAGGGCTTCCACGTCCACCACCTGCGCGCGGATGGGTGCGTCAGAATCGTTTGCGGCAAGCGCAAGGTTCTCGGGGCGTATGCCCAGTTCGAAGTCGGGCTCCGAGCCGGACAGTCCGGCCTTCAAGTGCTCCGGAAGGGGCAGGACCGCGCCGGCGGCCAGGATGACGCCGTGCCCAAGCGTCTCGATGCGCGCGCGGATCAGGTTGATCTGGGGAGCGCCCACGAACTGCGCC of Fundidesulfovibrio putealis DSM 16056 contains these proteins:
- a CDS encoding radical SAM protein; translation: MINIFVTYRCNLACPYCFARGLARAYPADMTPESFNALLGWMESARLQSAAFIGGEPTLHPHLADMIERTTAAGIPAVLFTNGLFPAPLAERLAGSVSNFVVNYNDPSLYTRAQSAALHANLSLLRDLGARITFSKNFSAGLCEYGYLLEGVERYGVRAVRYDISRPDAEAANEHLGLEQASGMATHIVGFVRACEERGVRTGLDCCVRLCDLPEPDRRYLEQVSMKFRGICHPSIDVHPDLGASYCLPLHDVRVPDVTAFEGEQALMGHFAEITRPIRFSGSEARCGGCAEFKRHCQGGCMALTRPRVPDVNPSPHILLPGASLQ
- a CDS encoding molybdopterin-dependent oxidoreductase, giving the protein MSDIKTIVTTCTRDCANTCGLVATVENGRLIKLTGDPDHPLTRGLACHKTAKYVTRVYSPERVTHPMMRRNGEWERVTWDEALDHIAQRMKSIRDESGNEAILYYQGYGERTALKLLNRYFFNLFGGVTTLRGSLCGGAGQASQNLDVGERVSHDPLDHHNSASMILWARNPVSTNISLVPIMREIRKRGGRVIVIDPMRNRSAPLADRHIAPQPGRDAYLALAAAKLIFQAGKEDRDFLERCAEGAREFRRLVDSYSLEQLCELAGVPVEDAQYLAETLMEQKPTATLMGWGLHRHEYAHQSIRAVDALGAVSGNIGVPGGGVSQGFEEYGPYDQQYWGDGLNPPRRTLLLPRVGEEILNAVDPEIRMIFVTAANPVCMAANSERVAQAFRKAAFVVYSGHFLDDTADYADVFLPATTFLEEEDVMASYGHNYVGAVNKAIEPVGECKSEFRMFFELSSRFPFAHFYRRSEEDWLHDLCAPMRDKGCDLKALKTTPFRYPAPMVPYADRTFATPSGKFRLLTALDPAALSGTDPEFPYRLLTIAPHGYICSERTMAEHEPLPEIRLNDREAMKAGLRDGMNVMVRSAVGQVKAVLRCDANQRPDVVVAERGGWIKAGHGLNRLTRDLASKVGMGTPYYETCVNVGPWPEVGVAGAKILVVQHSDIAPGGNFCKALLRQGAVLDVLHPVKGDALPDSPQDYAGLVVLGGPQHAFDDASCAHFAPLMQLMRDFDALGRPVAGICLGCQLLARAYGGRVWTMEALEFGFVSHAFTPEGALDPVVGGDRQPPPLMEFHQDSFDLPEGATALIQGDACRQQCFKVGRAAYGFQFHLEVDSAIVSSWIRKFRNGEIDVYKEDAAQYGEEYFRKMVEKLPATVARSEAFCAQVAQRWLELTRSGS